The Miscanthus floridulus cultivar M001 chromosome 7, ASM1932011v1, whole genome shotgun sequence genome includes a region encoding these proteins:
- the LOC136464649 gene encoding uncharacterized protein — MAAIVNSVKQTMIMSLRKFKRAKPMWSYLKQRYVQDSGALQHTLMQQLHVIEQKDMSIDEYYSAFDRLMGSLISMVPQCTATENCTALTFIEQFLTYRFVMGVRAEYDSIRTRLLHNSSNLTMAQALVDLLAEETRLQSLSASSVSVPHSVLAASQRSGAPKGTSSEPCKHCGRTGHPLENCFVQHPQKLAEFHARRAARGRGTGSTSRGSVSIAAASPVSASSTSWVLDSGSSKRDCDWDWPSP; from the exons ATGGCAGCCATAGTCAATAGTGTTAAGCAAACTATGATCATGAGTCTTCGTAAGTTTAAAAGAGCGAAGCCCATGTGGTCTTATTTGAAGCAACGATATGTTCAAGATAGTGGTGCTCTTCAGCATACTCTTATGCAACAACTTCATGTCATTGAACAGAAAGATATGTCCATTGATGAGTACTACTCCGCTTTTGATCGTTTGATGGGTTCTTTGATCTCCATGGTACCTCAATGCACAGCTACAGAGAATTGTACAGCACTTACTTTCATTGAGCAGTTCCTTACATACAGATTTGTTATGGGAGTTCGGGCAGAATATGATTCCATTCGCACTCGATTGCTTCACAATTCCTCTAATCTCACTATGGCACAGGCCTTGGTTGATTTACTTGCAGAAGAAACACGTCTTCAGTCCCTGTCTGCTTCTTCTGTGTCTGTGCCTCATAGTGTGTTGGCAGCCTCGCAGAGGTCTGGTGCACCAAAAGGCACCTCTTCAGAGCCTTGCAAGCATTGTGGTAGGACTGGTCATCCTCTAGAAAATTGTTTTGTCCAGCACCCACAGAAATTGGCTGAGTTTCATGCCCGTCGTGCTGCCCGTGGTCGTGGTACGGGCTCCACTTCTAGAGGTTCAGTCTCTATTGCTGCAGCCTCACCTGTCAGTGCTTCCTCGACGTCTTGGGTTCTTGATTCAG GATCGTCGAAGCGGGACTGTGATTGGGACTGGCCATCGCCGTAA
- the LOC136466216 gene encoding uncharacterized protein: MTPACEKIFTGGGQYGPPVLMCSNISSRAWPAKISKSRRREFRNWTPSGCRNPSPLLHRSPDCHRRELPPPRRRGTSTPPARLHATAEGPPLRRSEPPPPAAAAPRRESAYAPPPRPRWNAERSPSVSPRESPRAKKARLELERDPNYEPEDEPNDDEVTPSIQVVYGASHPEPPGKKGLVKSGKESAYKASGHRQCHPGRRFHGVEMQDAYCRVEVLTVESGYEDDFIDIPTSEGIEKLGQAIKNFIQWPRRYVRLIDPPMTPSPPVHQASQEAETSQQPASSMHAPASPYIYEPPSSSPIHDMSFSLDELEGPAKNMPEQQTPPAKKDTTPEKEVEQTPPPPPKQNEDEQTPPPPPKHKEAEQLPHKHRPPRRQRNF, encoded by the exons ATGACGCCCGCCTGTGAAAAGATTTTTACAGGCGGTGGTCAATATGGCCCGCCTGTACTAATGTGCTCCAATATAAGTTCCCGCGCGTGGCCCgcgaaaatttctaagtcccggAGGCGCGAGTTCAGAAAttggacgccgtcaggctgccgaaATCCGTCGCCGCTCCTCCACCGCTCGCCGGACTGCCACCGTCGTGAGCtgccgccgccacgccgccgaGGGACCTCCACTCCACCGGCACGCCTCCACGCCACCGCCGAGGGACCTCCGCTCCGCCGCAGCGAGCCACCGCCGCCAGCTGCTGCCGCGCCGCGCCGGGAATCCGCCTatgcgccgccgccgcgaccTCGCTGGAACGCCGAGAG GAGCCCGAGCGTATCACCACGTGAATCTCCTAGAGCTAAGAAGGCCCGTCTTGAGTTGGAACGTGACCCTAATTACGAGCCTGAAGATGAGCCAAATGATGATGAG GTAACCCCGAGCATCCAGGTCGTGTACGGGGCGTCTCATCCAGAACCACCTGGAAAGAAGGGTTTggtgaagagtggaaag GAATCAGCATACAAAGCAAGTGGCCACAGGCAATGCCACCCTGGACGTAGGTTCCATGGTgtcgagatgcaagatgcatactGCAGGGTGGAAGTGTTGACGGTCGAGAGTGGATATGAAGACGACTTCATCGACATCCCGACCTCTGAGGGTATAGAGAAGCTTGGACAAGCAATCAAGAACTTCATACAATGGCCGAGACGGTACGTAAGGTTGATTGATCCACCAATGACACCCTCTCCACCAGTGCATCAAGCATCCCAAGAGGCCGAAACAAGTCAACAGCCAGCATCGTCAATGCATGCCCCAGCATCCCCGTATATTTATGAGCCACCGTCGTCATCCCCAATACATGATATGTCATTCTCGCTGGATGAGCTCGAGGGGCCAGCCAAGAACATGCCTGAGCAGCAGACTCCGCCAGCCAAGAAGGACACAACACCAGAGAAGGAGGTAGAGCAAactcccccgccaccaccaaagcAGAATGAAGATGAGCAAactcccccgccaccaccaaagcATAAGGAAGCAGAGCAACTCCCCCACAAGCACCGGCCtccaagaaggcaaagaaatttcTAA
- the LOC136466218 gene encoding LOW QUALITY PROTEIN: uncharacterized protein (The sequence of the model RefSeq protein was modified relative to this genomic sequence to represent the inferred CDS: inserted 2 bases in 1 codon; substituted 1 base at 1 genomic stop codon) yields MTRDRVSNLQMETPRSTAGDDDLSFLGGEGDLAATILARLGGSPREDFQHLCATAAAMAQAVSDQGVPATPVAYFAASAAALAPLARAGAAGADRHVAGALLAFLSAALPALPAAVVRARGREVADDVMRVLDFPSTPDSGVRAGLRCLAHLISAGDRANWEALYTVILRLSTDHRPKVRKQSHSCLRDVLLSFQRQPILVPASEAITRSFERFLLLSGGSSSVNTGAAEEGPKGAKEVLYILNALXCCLPLMASKPSNTILKYFKPLLDLHQPILTRSLLDILHAVAESPTLQLKSDVLLDLLCSLGLSVSSERKSGDEMASIARLLHVGTKKIYKQNRDICVVKLPLIFTSLGDILSSEFEEARFSSVEAFKGLIDHCIDETLVSQGIAXMKARHQGLKSDPTIIEKICAILEGLLDFRYSDVWDRSFHVISVAFDKLGEFSADLLPEAVRNLADMQNLSDDDFSFRKQFDACLGSAIAAMGPKNVLEILQIQSICDENVWILPIMEKHIVGASLQFFLRDTLGMVRAIEKSIPKVFGIH; encoded by the exons ATGACGAGGGACCGAG TGTCAAATCTCCAAATGGAGACCCCGCGCTCCACTGCCGGCGACGACGACCTCTCCTTTCTGGGCGGAGAGGGCGACCTCGCCGCGACAATCCTCGCGCGCCTCGGCGGCTCGCCGCGGGAGGACTTCCAGCACCtctgcgccaccgccgccgccatggcgcaggCCGTTAGCGACCAGGGAGTACCCGCCACCCCCGTAGCCTACTTCGCCGCGTCCGCCGCGGCGCTCGCCCCGCTCGCTCGCGCGGGGGCCGCCGGCGCCGACCGCCACGTCGCCGGAGCGCTCCTCGCCTTCCTCTCCGCGGCGCTGCCTGCCCTCCCGGCTGCCGTGGTGCGCGCCCGTGGCCGTGAGGTCGCCGACGATGTGATGCGCGTGCTCGATTTCCCTTCCACGCCCGATTCAGGCGTCAGGGCGGGGCTTAGGTGCCTCGCGCATTTGATATCTGCGGGGGACAGGGCGAACTGGGAGGCGTTATACACTGTGATTCTGCGCCTCAGTACCGATCACCGGCCAAAG GTGCGGAAACAATCTCATTCATGCTTGCGGGATGTTCTCCTGAGTTTTCAAAGGCAACCAATTTTGGTTCCAGCAAGTGAAGCAATAACAAGATCTTTTGAGCGGTTTCTGCTGCTTTCTGGAGGGTCTAGTTCTGTAAATACAGGTGCAGCAGAGGAAGGCCCCAAGGGGGCTAAGGAGGTCCTGTATATTTTGAATGCTTT ATGCTGCCTTCCGCTTATGGCGTCGAAGCCTTCCAATACCATCTTGAAATATTTTAAACCACTGTTAGATTTGCATCAACCAATTTTGACAAGGAGTCTGTTGGACATTCTGCATGCTGTTGCTGAGAGTCCAACACTACAGCTAAAATCGGATGTGCTATTGGACCTTCTGTGCTCGTTGGGGCTGTCAGTGTCTTCAGAAAGAAAATCAGGAGATGAAATGGCTTCGATTGCACGACTTTTACATGTTGGTACTAAAAAAATTTACAAGCAAAACAGGGACATTTGTGTTGTAAAGCTTCCATTGATATTTACTTCACTTGGAG ATATATTATCAAGTGAATTCGAAGAGGCGAGATTTTCTTCTGTGGAGGCTTTTAAAGGTTTAATAGATCACTGCATCGATGAAACCTTGGTGTCACAGGGAATTGCTTAGATGAAGGCCAGACATCAAGGTTTGAAATCAGATCCCACAATCATAGAGAAGATATGTGCTATCCTAGAAGGCTTGCTAGATTTCCGCTACAGTGACGTCTGGGACAGATCATTTCATGTAATTTCAGTGGCATTTGACAAGTTAG GTGAGTTTTCAGCTGACCTATTGCCGGAAGCAGTCAGGAACTTGGCCGACATGCAAAACTTGTCAGATGACGACTTTTCCTTCCGGAAGCAG TTTGATGCATGtcttggttcagcgattgcagcAATGGGGCCAAAGAATGTTCTTGAAATTCTCCAGATTCAGTCAATATGTGATGAAAATGTATGGATTCTCCCTATTATGGAGAAGCACATTGTTGGTGCCAGTTTACAATTTTTCTTAAGAGATACTCTGGGTATGGTTAGAGCCATCGAGAAAAGCATTCCTAAGGTATTTGGTATTCATTGA